Proteins encoded within one genomic window of Lagenorhynchus albirostris chromosome 9, mLagAlb1.1, whole genome shotgun sequence:
- the LOC132525393 gene encoding NADH dehydrogenase [ubiquinone] 1 alpha subcomplex subunit 1-like → MWFEIHSGIAIMTMCLFKLRKATARIHRFTNRGKEKMVAHYSYQWNLMERHRRISGVNRYYVLKGLENID, encoded by the coding sequence ATGTGGTTCGAGATTCACTCTGGGATCGCCATCATGACCATGTGCTTGTTCAAACTGCGAAAGGCCACTGCGCGCATCCACAGGTTCACTAACAGGGGCAAGGAAAAAATGGTTGCCCATTATTCGTATCAGTGGAACTTGATGGAAAGACATAGGCGCATCTCTGGAGTTAATCGTTACTATGTGTTAAAGGGTTTGGAGAACATTGATTAA